ATGCGCGCTGGATGGGGTGCGGTTCGCCGTCCGGGCCGGCCAGCCCCTCGATCGTAAGCACCGTCCGGCCCTGCGCCTGCGCGGCCATGTACAGGCAGGAATTGACCGCCGCGCCGTCCACCACCACCACGCACGCGCCGCATTCGCCCTCGCCGCAGCCCACTTTGGTGCCCGTAAGGCCCAGTTCTCGGCGCAGGAAATCCGCCAGCGTAAGCCCCGTGTCTATCTCGCGGCTCACGGCTGCGCCGTTAACCGCGCAGTTTAACAAC
This sequence is a window from Elusimicrobiaceae bacterium. Protein-coding genes within it:
- a CDS encoding (2Fe-2S)-binding protein is translated as MKHKTSKETSRLTGAKMLLNCAVNGAAVSREIDTGLTLADFLRRELGLTGTKVGCGEGECGACVVVVDGAAVNSCLYMAAQAQGRTVLTIEGLAGPDGEPHPIQRAFAECGAVQCGFCTPGMVMSAYALLARRPEPARAEIVEALSGNICRCTGYEKIFQSVERAAQLLADRLGRK